A stretch of DNA from Anopheles ziemanni chromosome 3, idAnoZiCoDA_A2_x.2, whole genome shotgun sequence:
tgcCACTCCGACTCGGGGACGATTCGCCGCCTGTTTTGTACGGCAGCTTGTTCGGTGGTCCCATCGCCGCGTCATCCGCTttgcgttttttcttcttctccgaCGATTTGCCGCTGCCTCCGGAGGAGCTCCGCTCACCGTCGGCGCCCTTCCGGTGGCTGCCGCTAcccgaagaggaggaggaggttttCTTCGACGAAGACGATGACGTGGATGTGTGCGCTGTTGTGGCACTCGTCGTCGCTGGAATCGGTGTGATCGTTACCGAAGAGGTAAGGCTTCCGGCACCGACCATCGATGCAGTCGTCGATGTTGCGAGAGGAATGATCTCAAGACCACCGCCACCCGTggcagtcgtcgtcgtcgtagtcgtCGGAGGAGTCACTGCTACGACCGGCCGTTTGTCTCCGAAACCCAGAGCACTCCCCATATCACCGCCGATGGCCGGTGGAGTGGCACACAGTGGCGAGGGATTCGCAGCGAGGCCGGTCGCTTTGGCCGCCGTATCCTTCGCAACGGAATCATTTGCCAccgccggcggcggcggtgtaTGATCGTTTCCCGTCTCGGAAAAGAAGCTGCTCATTTCCGCCTCCACCTGATCGACCGTCTCTTCGACGTCGTCCGAGCCGGAActgctggagctgctgctCGAGCTGGAACTGCTGCTCGAGCTGGAGCTGGAACTGCTCGAGCTATTCCTTCGTCGCTTGGTCGACGGGCGGGCGGGTTTTGCCGCCTTCGggtccagcagcagctcgtTGGTGTCGTCGAGCGCGGAAAAGTCCAAACTCTCGAGCAGAAGCGCACCGGCGGATCGAACGCTCGCTTCCGCCGTTGTCATGGCCGAGTGGGTGGAAGTAGAAGCtgaggtggaggaggaggaggaggaggttgtAGTGGTTGGCAGTTTGTGACCAACGGTGTCGTCTTTCGTCGACACGCCTGGAGGATCGGCCggcatcgtcgtcgtggtcgtcgtcgccgtcatcgttgtcgtcatcatcatcatcgttgcgTTGGTAGTTGTAGTTCCACCCAAAGAGTTGCCCTTGGAATCGAGCCCACCGGTGTCCCCCTCCGTGCCACCGACGGTCTGCTGCATACGCTGCTCGTTCCCTCCCGCACCGAACGGTTCCACCCGGTTCACCGGAACGGTCCCATCGTTTCCGTCCGAACCGCTCGGACCGGCCGCGGCGGCGGTGCTGTTACCGCCACTGCCCGGCGACGTGCCGGTATCGGTACCCTCCACAACGCCACCATCGTTGCCACACGTACCAGCAGCACTAAGGTCGCTATCACTCTTTGGGCTCTTACAAAAATCCACCATGCGTCGTTTCTTCGCCATTCCGCCGGCCAACGGTTCCGGGGGCTCCCGTGGTGGTGGAGCAGTTCCGCGCATCCCACCAGCGCCCCCGAGGCCCCCCGACGCCGCCGTCCCGTTGCGCCCGGTGGCTAACATATCACAAAAATCCAACCCAAGGTTGCCGCCACCGACGACGGTGAGGTTGTTATTTCCGATGCCGCCGCCATTGTTGCCGTTCAACAGCGTCCTTTGCTGTTGTGGACAGTTTGCTGCCCCTCCACCACCGTTCGCTGTTCCACCTCCAACACCTCCTCCGCCGTCGAGTGGGGTCGTGCCGGTGCCAAGTGATGCTAAACTAAATCCATTCGCACCACCAACATCCTCACCGGTGGCACCGCCCcctgcaccaccaccgtcgccATTGGATAGTCCACCGCCACTTCCTCCGTTGCCTGGTCCactacctccaccaccaccaccaccgttcgaTGTTGATGAAGAGATCGACGTCGTCAGTCCGGGGACCGGTTTCGGTTTGAACTTTTGCTCGTGCTCCTCCTCCCAGTGTTTCATGAGCGCGCGCAACGTCACCGGGATGGACATGCAGCGCTGTAAGACGGCCGACAGTCGCTCGCCGGTCTGCTGGTCGCTGCCTTCCTGCTCCTCGCCCTCACCGCCGCAGCCATAGATGCGCACGGCAATGCTGGCGATGTTCTGCAGATCGAACTCGACCGTCGCCAGCGACTCCTCGTACGGGTGCATCAGCGAGACGGTGACGTACTGGCAAGAGAGGGCCGTTACCTCGAACACGAGCGAACCCACGCCCGAGAGCCCGTTCTCCGACTCGAGCGATCCGTTACCCGCCCCGCTCCGGTTGGCGGACGTCGTTCGAATGCAACTGGCGAGAAGCTGATTGAAGACGGCCGCCTGCCGGAGCAACGTGAGTATCTTCGGGACGTGCTGGGGCTCggtgaacgggatgctgcttACCATCACGCCTTGAAGGGCCGCATTGTCCGTCAGGTAGTAGCAGTGGCATTGATCTGGAAGCGTCACCGGCAGTCCACGGGAAAGATCCGTCACGAAGCCACCGGACGCGTGATGCGCGATCAACCCGAGCAACGACGAAGGCACCCGTTCGCCGGGTGCTGCTTCTACCGGTGGCCCACCCGTTCCTCCAGCCACGATTCCCCTGATCGTGCGCATCATCGCCGCGTTGATGGGCATCGGTTTGCTGAGCCGCAGCACGAACGTGGCCGGCAGTGAGGTAGAGTTGTGTTTCTCGATCGGCGTGTACACCGGGGTGGCGTTCGTGGAGGAAGCACTCGTTGCACCGCCCGCCGCCGGATTAACCACCAACAGCGGTTGAATCTGCAGCTTGTTCGCACTGGCCGCCTCGAGCACGACCGCCACGCTGCACCCGATGCGCTCCTTCGCGATCAGCTCCGCCGACAGGACGTTCATCGTGCGCGCGTCCAGATCGAGCAGATCGTACGGTGGGACAAAGTACGTCAGGCGCATCGGATGGCCACCGCGACGCTTCTGCACCACGCCGAGCGGCGACTTTAGCAGCAGCGAGTGCACATCCGGGAACCGCTGCGCCGACAGCGTGTACAGCGTGTGCAGATCCGTCTCGAGCGCCTGCAGCGCCACGAACGCGTtcaccttgatcttcttctccGCGTTCAGCTGGTAGATCGAGGCCAGCCCCTCGAGCTGGGTGGTAAAGTCGGCAAAGTCTCCGCGCTGCAGGCAGGCCACCAGCTCGCTGCAGCTCTGCTGCTTCATCTTGCACTCGTGGTGCACCTTCACGTCCTGCACCGTACCGCCGGCCGGATCGAGAATAATCTCCAGATAGAACATGTCGGACGAAATGAACAACCCGGACGTGTCTTCGCTGAGTTTAAGGctacaaaagaaataaaaaaaaaacacgcgtcCGGTTAGCTCACACCACACGAAAGAATCCTACGCTTCTGGAACACCGACGCTTACCCAAGCTGCCGGGTGAGGCAGTCGAGACGCTCAACCAAACCCTGCCGTGTGGTCACTTTTATGCAGTACTGCATGCTGTCGAGCGTTTTCTGTAGGTTCGATTTTTCCACCGCATCCAGGGCGTATCGTTTTTCCTGTTGAACGTAATTAAAAGGAAGTTATAAGTTAAGGAGGATTTTAAGACAATTTCAAAACGGCTATATCGAAGGGATTTCTATTTCTGTTTGCTTCACGTTGgaggattttttatttatttaaaggaaaaaatcttttaccatctaaatttatattttatttcaacgaAGTTGACATTAACGATCGTTAATGGGTCGAAACCGAATCATATAAACCGTTGTACTCTATAATATCGAATCGAAAAACGATGGTGAACATCTTtcagtgaaataaaataaaacatcttaAAACGTGTGCAAATAATTAGGATTAGTTTTAATATGGGCCTTATTTTTGCACATAAATAACTGTCCTTACTTTATTTGAGGCATCAATAATCTCATGACAGTATAATTCATAAGGAAACGAACTAAATTACATTATACACACGATGACACGAATTTGTATAATGAATACGTTCATTTTCCAAAAAGCTTAGCGAAAGTTAATCaccataaaaaaatacttgcagttcCATTTTACCACCAAACACTgcatatttcaaaattaaatttaacatcAATTATTCAATCGATCAATTATTGTAATTCCGTTTTTAATTAACATCCTGTTTCAATATGCTTTCTCGCAAACTAATCACTCACCAGAAGCGACATCCGAACGGATTTGGACATTTCCGGGAACGATTTGTACTGGGCGGATTTGGCCTTCGTCCGTAACCGCTCCATCAGCAGCTCCATCTGCCACGTTTCGTGTTTGTCCCCGCCAAGCAGCACCTTTCCGGGAGCCCCGCCGCTCCCACTTCCACCCGCACTGCCTCCACCGACCCCGGCCGAGGAGACCAGACCCGTCTTCATATCCGGTTTGCCACCGGGGCCGGGTCCCTTGCCACCGCCACCCGGTCCAAGCCCGGGTGGCCCTCCGCCTCCGTTCGCCATCAGTAGCGCCGGAAGACTTCCGCCGGTCACCGCACTTCCGGCAGCAGACATCGCGATGCCGGCCGACGACGAGTGTTGTTACTGTTGCCGTGGTTACCGAACAACACCACCGTCACCACCGTCGTTGCTGTGCGGTAGCTTTCTCCTATTACACCCGAGCTCCCTCGTTGCTTCCCTCCTGCTCCCGTTGCACCCGTCCGCACGAACGCGGGCGTGATAGATACCCCGCGAAAGCTAGGCCAGCACCCCGTGGTTGTCCACTGCACTACTGTCACTGTCGCAACTGCAGCTGCTGCACTGAGTCATCCCGAGCAACGACGTACCACCGATGCAGTTCATCAGTTTGGGGCACATTTTCCCTGCGGATTCCTTCACAGGTTTCCCCCGCCGACCCGGATGGTACCGTTCATCTAATTGCTACCATTTAACATATCGGAAAGCACACGCGTGGCAAAGCAGAAAGGTGCGCGTAATACGTCGGACAAGGGGAGAATGACGACACTGGGCGACCCGTTTCTTGCGTTAATCGTTTACGGGTGGCCCCCAGTAGCGGCCCTCTTCGCGATCGATAGATGTTACCACCCCGGGCGGATCATTAGCCGCACGAATGTGGGACACTTTTTCATTCAACACACCGACGCGTGCCGTTTTATTTCGAGACGGGACTTTTTGCACGGGAATATATTATTGGGCACACGCacgcctgctgctgcttctgctgcttctgctgcgcCTGCTGTGAACGAATGCGAAGCGACACACACACGGTACGCACTTCTTCGACCAAATATCCCACCACACACGAATATCACGGTCGGTTTTCTATGTCGATCGGAACGAATGGATGCTGAACTGAACGGCAAACGTAGTTGGGTCACGGGAAAAACGGACCAAATCACGATACTGGATAGCACACGCCAGTGCAAAAATGGTGCTACGCGGAAACAAGCAACGAAATTCTTCTTCGCGTTCAATGCCAAAGTGAGTACAAGATGAGGTATATTTAATTCTAGTGTTGGCAGattcgggattcggaagattcgaagattcgatccctagactgattctaaagattcgaatcccatttgacagactctaaagatttgattcgattaggattcgaatcactcggggtccacactgcagcgcgacgtcccgtttcaaaagtagcccaatTTCgacagaacaatcgcgcaagccaagcgcgacagaggtaggagagtatgtggaaatatgtatcacattggggcacAAATTCgactaaaattttttattgaattttgaggtagtaatgcatgatatttgtttagctacgtattttatgcaccctgagtgagtttggcgcttccacatttgaaattca
This window harbors:
- the LOC131285485 gene encoding mediator of RNA polymerase II transcription subunit 1; translated protein: MSAAGSAVTGGSLPALLMANGGGGPPGLGPGGGGKGPGPGGKPDMKTGLVSSAGVGGGSAGGSGSGGAPGKVLLGGDKHETWQMELLMERLRTKAKSAQYKSFPEMSKSVRMSLLEKRYALDAVEKSNLQKTLDSMQYCIKVTTRQGLVERLDCLTRQLGLKLSEDTSGLFISSDMFYLEIILDPAGGTVQDVKVHHECKMKQQSCSELVACLQRGDFADFTTQLEGLASIYQLNAEKKIKVNAFVALQALETDLHTLYTLSAQRFPDVHSLLLKSPLGVVQKRRGGHPMRLTYFVPPYDLLDLDARTMNVLSAELIAKERIGCSVAVVLEAASANKLQIQPLLVVNPAAGGATSASSTNATPVYTPIEKHNSTSLPATFVLRLSKPMPINAAMMRTIRGIVAGGTGGPPVEAAPGERVPSSLLGLIAHHASGGFVTDLSRGLPVTLPDQCHCYYLTDNAALQGVMVSSIPFTEPQHVPKILTLLRQAAVFNQLLASCIRTTSANRSGAGNGSLESENGLSGVGSLVFEVTALSCQYVTVSLMHPYEESLATVEFDLQNIASIAVRIYGCGGEGEEQEGSDQQTGERLSAVLQRCMSIPVTLRALMKHWEEEHEQKFKPKPVPGLTTSISSSTSNGGGGGGGSGPGNGGSGGGLSNGDGGGAGGGATGEDVGGANGFSLASLGTGTTPLDGGGGVGGGTANGGGGAANCPQQQRTLLNGNNGGGIGNNNLTVVGGGNLGLDFCDMLATGRNGTAASGGLGGAGGMRGTAPPPREPPEPLAGGMAKKRRMVDFCKSPKSDSDLSAAGTCGNDGGVVEGTDTGTSPGSGGNSTAAAAGPSGSDGNDGTVPVNRVEPFGAGGNEQRMQQTVGGTEGDTGGLDSKASTSTHSAMTTAEASVRSAGALLLESLDFSALDDTNELLLDPKAAKPARPSTKRRRNSSSSSSSSSSSSSSSSSSSSSSGSDDVEETVDQVEAEMSSFFSETGNDHTPPPPAVANDSVAKDTAAKATGLAANPSPLCATPPAIGGDMGSALGFGDKRPVVAVTPPTTTTTTTATGGGGLEIIPLATSTTASMVGAGSLTSSVTITPIPATTSATTAHTSTSSSSSKKTSSSSSGSGSHRKGADGERSSSGGSGKSSEKKKKRKADDAAMGPPNKLPYKTGGESSPSRSGIGGGGGGGSSSKSSPKHSSPVHHSSPKGHHGGGGGGLGFHSPKHSTGATSSASPKHPLHSGGSSTGGGKPSMSALKSAAASGSSPGSKSSSDGGPSSSAGAGGSTGSSKEQRDKERSEKKALQFSSSSGTASSLGGALASTKIKNSNLKLKQLDLTSAGSSLTISMSPGAGGDGLPTSAPLIDLTGSPVMGSPLQSAGGIGSASNAASSMLQALQAAKFSRKPSAPGGPSVGAGGGNGGGSVGAGSLSAVIDKLKSAQSVDDDGGAVLVLPEMTITQQNASTTTTSLGGMGASVNIGSFGALGGGGLKDSTKGGLLSATSLANCTSAGIGAAGQLSSASNSAPSLTAALTSGSKASEYMVKPSSDGIKLTIQNKKGSKGTGGGSKSSSGGGSSSSKSGLKPGVSSGPMSAKSLQQQQQQQQQQQQQANHTTSFSGAFPSSTKSPHYTSSTAGSSSSSASSSSSSKTPFQKSNSFGSLSGSGGAIGGMKAKVSSPKSTSNPGNSSSSYSSSSGAKEKGSTGLSAGRSKSSSAASLAGSMLSAAAAAAAGSSSGSSSTLVNPISIMKMLGFPAGGLGNMEGFAKSLDTKFQIPKLSARTGNTAGGGNAGGGSGTASNLPGGDPGSGDGNKASGRAEAGRKQKQMSANPQQQQQQQQQQLSLPVGPSALRQFTPSPSGGSNDGLASVVSNASTRLLSDLLGAAAAAKNASKMGTGGGGGGGGGCGGGGGGGGGGGNPTSGTDGQSALHPLLPNIVQKMLGSDGSLLSKSNSSDGSMFPGGGRASPGMLSAGGGGSRDGFRSSGGSAPGTPTTTTGPPMVLPPFPSPVSTDAGDLAGSTLMRPPSRPSSTISNHSHSSQDGMTSGGGLGEGAGGQPSPSMASMMMMNALAGGTGGQSPIQLDSTSTQQLMAALAAKSATGGGGSGAGLLNHGNHLNHHNHHNHLHNHMVGGGGGGGGGGSTGGPLKNHPSPASVSVHIVKSPAPSPLPFASPLSNSSSNHGGGGSVAGAASGPGGVGMDDDLLDEALIGISSK